A region from the Triticum aestivum cultivar Chinese Spring chromosome 3D, IWGSC CS RefSeq v2.1, whole genome shotgun sequence genome encodes:
- the LOC123080719 gene encoding PH, RCC1 and FYVE domains-containing protein 1: MSDASSDLGGARAGPLPVVERDLEQAITALKKGAYLLKYGRRGKPKFCPFRLSNDESVLIWFSGKEEKHLRLSHVSRIMPGQRTAIFQRYPRPEKECQSFSLISHDRSLDIICKDKDEAEVWFAGLKTLISRSHQRKWRTGSRSDTISSAATSPRTYTRQSSPLSSPFSSSDSLHKDFNENYRFRSPYGSPPKNGLEKAFSDVALYAAPPRGFFPSDSNAASVHSMSSGQSDNTNGNSGGIPMDAFRISYSSAVSSSSHGSGYDDGDALGDVLIWGEGTGEGILGGGNSRIGSSSGAKIDCLVPKPLEFAVRLDVQNISCGGRHAALVSKQGEIYSWGEESGGRLGHGVDCDVAHPKLIDALTHMNIELVACGEYHTCAVTLSGDLYTWGDGAFKFGLLGHGNDVSQWVPKKLHGPLEGIHVSSISCGPWHTAIVTSAGQLFTFGDGSFGVLGHGDRESLSVPKEVESLKGLRTVRAACGVWHTAAVVEVMVGNSSSSNCSSGKIFTWGDGDKGRLGHGDKESRLVPTCVAALVEPNFCQVACGHSLTVALTTSGNVYTMGSAVYGQLGNPQADGMLPVRVEGKLHKNFVEEISCGAYHVAVLTSKTEVYTWGKGANGRLGHGNTDDKNTPTLVEALKDKQVRSVVCGTNFTAAVCIHKWVSGVDQSMCSGCRQPFNLRRKRHNCYNCALVFCHSCSSKKSLKASLAPNQSKPYRVCDSCYSKLTKGPGSDMYPSAKQGAVVQGFSDTVDEELETRSNAKLSRISSMESFKNMDSRYSKKNKKFEFNSTRLSPVPNGGSRSFNPVFGSSKKFLSASVPGSRIISRATSPVSRRSSPPRSITPTPTLRSLTSPGGVINGTKPTNDSQTQEVLSLKSQVDNLTRKSQHLELELERTTKQLKEAIAIAGEETAKCKAAKEVIKSLTVQLKGMAERLPGGVAKNGKLPPLPGIPIPSDISAIVTESLGSPGSSGEQEQISDDPNGLLVSNGSNSVRNKEGHPEMTNNGSVPPDAESHHEAEWVEQDEPGVYITLTALPGGARDLKRVRFSRKRFSETQAEQWWQGNRARVYQQYNVHMVDKSVAAMDRDIATH; encoded by the exons GCTATCACTGCTCTCAAGAAAGGAGCCTACTTATTGAAATATGGGCGTAGAGGGAAGCCGAAATTTTGTCCATTTAGGCTATCCAAT GACGAGTCTGTATTGATATGGTTTTCAGGGAAAGAGGAGAAGCATCTAAGGTTGAGCCATGTGTCCCGGATAATGCCTGGCCAACGGACT GCAATATTTCAGAGGTACCCACGACCTGAGAAGGAATGCCAGTCCTTTTCTCTAATTTCGCATGACAGGTCACTGGACATT ATATGTAAAGACAAAGATGAAGCAGAAGTGTGGTTTGCTGGGCTGAAAACGTTGATTTCACGAAGTCATCAAAGAAAATGGAGAACTGGCTCAAGAAGTGATACCATTTCGTCTGCTGCAACTAGTCCAAGGACTTACACGCGACAGAGTTCTCCGTTGAGTTCTCCTTTCAGCAGCAGTGACAGTCTCCACAAG GATTTCAATGAAAACTACCGGTTCCGTAGTCCATATGGGAGTCCACCAAAGAATGGCTTGGAGAAGGCCTTTTCTGATGTTGCGTTATATGCAGCTCCCCCCAGGGGCTTCTTCCCATCAGATTCTAATGCAGCATCAGTCCACTCTATGTCTTCTGGACAATCAGATAACACAAATGGGAATTCCGGAGGTATCCCAATGGATGCTTTCCGGATCAGTTATTCAAGTGCAGTTAGCTCTTCAAGTCATGGTTCTGGTTATGATGACGGTGACGCTTTAGGTGATGTTTTAATATGGGGAGAAGGAACCGGGGAAGGAATTCTTGGTGGTGGTAACTCAAGAATTGGAAGTTCCTCAGGTGCAAAAATTGATTGTCTTGTACCTAAACCATTAGAGTTTGCTGTGCGGCTTGATGTGCAGAATATATCTTGTGGAGGAAGGCATGCTGCACTCGTCAGTAAACAAGGCGAGATCTACTCCTGGGGTGAGGAATCAGGTGGGCGGCTTGGTCATGGTGTAGATTGTGATGTGGCGCATCCGAAACTCATTGATGCTCTTACTCATATGAACATTGAGCTGGTAGCATGCGGTGAGTACCACACCTGTGCTGTTACACTATCTGGAGATCTGTATACATGGGGGGACGGCGCCTTCAAATTTGGGCTTTTGGGTCATGGTAATGATGTCAGTCAATGGGTACCAAAAAAGCTGCATGGGCCACTGGAGGGTATACATGTTTCATCAATTTCATGTGGCCCTTGGCATACAGCCATAGTAACTTCTGCTGGGCAGCTGTTCACATTTGGAGATGGCTCTTTTGGGGTTCTAGGCCATGGAGACCGTGAGAGTCTCTCAGTCCCCAAGGAAGTGGAATCTCTCAAAGGGCTTCGGACAGTGCGGGCTGCTTGTGGTGTTTGGCACACTGCTGCAGTTGTAGAAGTCATGGTTGGGAATTCAAGCTCTAGCAATTGTTCATCTGGCAAGATATTTACATGGGGCGATGGCGATAAAGGCCGTTTAGGACATGGTGATAAGGAATCAAGACTTGTGCCGACATGTGTGGCTGCTTTGGTGGAGCCCAATTTTTGTCAGGTTGCTTGCGGTCATTCCTTGACAGTGGCTCTTACAACATCAGGAAATGTGTACACAATGGGGAGTGCTGTATATGGTCAACTTGGAAATCCACAAGCAGACGGTATGCTTCCTGTACGTGTTGAAGGAAAGCTACACAAAAACTTTGTCGAGGAGATCTCCTGTGGTGCTTATCATGTAGCTGTTTTGACCTCTAAGACCGAGGTCTACACATGGGGTAAAGGTGCAAATGGTCGGTTAGGTCATGGCAATACTGATGATAAGAATACTCCTACGTTGGTTGAAGCGCTAAAAGATAAGCAAGTCAGAAGTGTTGTTTGTGGAACTAATTTCACTGCAGCAGTATGCATTCATAAATGGGTATCTGGAGTTGATCAATCAATGTGCTCAGGATGCCGTCAGCCTTTTAACTTGAGGAGAAAACGTCATAACTGCTATAATTGTGCTCTGGTATTTTGTCATTCCTGTAGCAGTAAAAAATCTCTGAAGGCTTCATTGGCACCAAATCAAAGTAAACCCTATCGTGTTTGTGATAGCTGCTACAGCAAGCTGACTAAGGGACCCGGATCAGACATGTACCCTTCAGCTAAGCAGGGAGCTGTTGTACAGGGATTCAGTGACACGGTTGATGAGGAGCTGGAAACAAGGTCAAATGCTAAATTGTCAAGAATATCTTCGATGGAATCTTTTAAGAACATGGACAGTAGATATTCAAAGAAAAACAAGAAGTTCGAATTTAACAGCACTCGCCTGTCCCCTGTTCCAAATGGCGGTTCAAGATCCTTCAATCCTGTGTTTGGATCTTCAAAAAAGTTTTTATCAGCATCTGTCCCTGGATCCAGAATTATTTCTAGGGCCACATCACCTGTTTCAAGAAGGTCAAGTCCTCCACGTTCTATAACACCAACACCTACTTTGAGGAGTCTAACTTCTCCTGGAGGTGTCATCAATGGCACCAAGCCGACAAATGATAGCCAAACTCAAGAAGTTCTAAGTTTGAAGTCCCAG GTGGACAATCTTACTAGGAAGTCTCAACATCTCGAACTTGAGTTGGAGAGAACTACCAAGCAATTGAAGGAAGCTATTGCCATTGCTGGGGAGGAAACCGCGAAGTGCAAGGCAGCGAAGGAAGTAATCAAGTCACTGACTGTACAA TTGAAGGGGATGGCCGAGAGGTTACCTGGAGGAGTAGCCAAGAACGGCAAGCTACCACCCCTTCCTGGAATTCCTATACCAAGTGACATATCAGCCATAGTTACCGAAAGTTTGGGCAGCCCAGGAAGTTCCGGGGAACAAGAACAAATTTCAGATGATCCTAACGGATTGCTTGTTTCTAATGGATCAAACTCTGTTAGGAACAAGGAAGGCCATCCAGAAATGACCAATAATGGAAGTGTACCACCCGATGCAGAATCCCACCACGAGGCCGAATGGGTAGAGCAAGACGAACCAGGTGTTTATATCACTCTCACTGCCTTGCCTGGAGGGGCCAGGGATCTCAAGCGAGTTCGGTTCAG CCGTAAGAGGTTCAGTGAGACACAGGCGGAACAATGGTGGCAGGGGAACAGGGCAAGGGTGTACCAGCAGTACAATGTTCACATGGTTGACAAATCGGTTGCCGCCATGGATCGCGATATTGCGACTCATTGA